In a genomic window of Treponema primitia ZAS-1:
- a CDS encoding TetR/AcrR family transcriptional regulator encodes MSGKETGEAPFMEDKQVKESRKARYTRMVLRESLMELMKMKPISLISVKEICALADISRSTFYAHYADQNGLLQKTEEEMLVFFDSILNKNIFYKNDKHGALQILEEILQHIADNNKSVYVLFSENGNVNFLKTLFSSLYRKNIFKYLTDKLPDEQTKEYYFMFFVTGTIGIIYHWINNGMNKSIHELAKLIVNLTSQIKQ; translated from the coding sequence ATGTCAGGGAAAGAGACGGGGGAAGCGCCATTTATGGAGGACAAACAAGTAAAGGAAAGCCGAAAAGCTCGCTATACACGGATGGTTTTGCGTGAAAGTCTCATGGAGTTGATGAAAATGAAACCAATTTCACTCATTTCTGTCAAAGAAATATGCGCACTTGCCGATATAAGCCGTTCAACATTCTACGCCCACTATGCCGATCAAAATGGTTTACTCCAAAAAACTGAAGAAGAAATGCTTGTCTTTTTTGATAGTATACTTAATAAAAATATCTTTTATAAGAATGACAAGCATGGCGCATTACAAATCCTGGAAGAAATTTTGCAGCATATTGCGGATAATAACAAATCAGTTTATGTGTTATTTAGCGAAAATGGAAATGTAAATTTTCTTAAAACCCTTTTCAGCTCCTTGTACCGGAAAAATATTTTTAAATATCTTACTGATAAATTGCCAGATGAGCAAACCAAGGAATACTATTTTATGTTTTTCGTTACGGGTACTATTGGTATTATATATCACTGGATAAATAACGGCATGAATAAGTCAATACACGAATTAGCTAAACTTATAGTTAATTTAACATCTCAGATAAAACAGTAA
- a CDS encoding amidohydrolase: protein MGDKKRLIELINGKKEIFAKLNDRIWEFAEIRFSLKQSADALCGVLEKEGFAIERGVAGMAHAFIASYGKGSPVIGILGEYDALAGMDQAAGLSEKKVLKPGAPGHGCGHAALGAGTAAAAVGIKDYMKEKGLAGTIKYYGCPAEESGSGKAYLARAGVYNGLDSILTWHPMMENALMGISTLANYQIFFSFAGRSAHAAMSPDQGRSALDAAELMNVGVNYLREHIIQEARIHYAYTDVGGGAPNVVQASAELLYFIRAPRQSQVQEIYERVVDIAKGAALMTGTTMSLRWDSACANIVVNEVLSKALYSNMTWLGSNSYTKDELAFAQSLVDTLDESSKKGIPAKAARTFFDRSPEDLAKIAAKPLVDDIAPYAFTDKALPASSDVGDASWHAPTAQFTTACYPYGTVSHSWQVVASGQSSMVHKGLDQAGKILALTALDLLENPKMIEDAKAEYRRRLGGEQYHCPIPGEVSPEG, encoded by the coding sequence ATGGGTGATAAAAAAAGACTTATTGAGTTGATAAACGGGAAAAAAGAAATTTTCGCCAAATTGAATGATCGTATCTGGGAATTTGCGGAAATCCGTTTCAGCCTCAAACAGTCCGCCGACGCCCTTTGCGGAGTTTTAGAGAAGGAAGGCTTCGCCATAGAGCGGGGGGTTGCCGGGATGGCCCATGCCTTTATCGCCAGTTACGGCAAGGGCAGCCCGGTTATCGGCATACTGGGCGAATACGACGCCCTGGCCGGTATGGACCAGGCTGCGGGGCTTAGCGAAAAGAAGGTCCTTAAACCCGGCGCCCCGGGTCATGGCTGCGGTCATGCCGCCCTGGGAGCCGGCACTGCGGCGGCTGCGGTGGGGATCAAGGATTATATGAAAGAGAAAGGGCTGGCCGGTACCATTAAATACTACGGCTGCCCTGCCGAAGAAAGCGGTTCCGGTAAAGCCTATTTGGCACGGGCCGGCGTTTATAACGGCCTTGATTCGATCCTTACCTGGCATCCCATGATGGAAAATGCCCTCATGGGCATAAGCACCCTGGCCAACTACCAAATATTTTTTAGCTTTGCAGGCCGGAGCGCCCATGCCGCCATGAGTCCCGATCAGGGCAGGAGCGCCCTGGACGCAGCGGAACTGATGAACGTGGGGGTGAATTATCTCCGTGAGCACATCATCCAGGAAGCCCGTATCCACTATGCCTACACGGATGTCGGCGGCGGCGCCCCCAATGTGGTGCAAGCCTCTGCGGAACTGCTCTACTTTATCCGGGCGCCCAGGCAATCCCAGGTGCAGGAAATCTACGAGCGGGTGGTAGACATAGCCAAAGGCGCAGCCCTGATGACGGGTACCACCATGAGCCTGCGCTGGGACAGTGCTTGCGCCAATATCGTTGTCAACGAAGTCCTGAGCAAAGCCCTGTACTCGAACATGACCTGGCTGGGATCAAACAGTTATACTAAGGACGAACTAGCCTTTGCACAATCCTTGGTGGATACCCTTGATGAGTCTTCCAAAAAAGGCATCCCGGCCAAAGCTGCCAGAACCTTCTTCGACAGGAGTCCTGAGGACCTGGCAAAAATAGCCGCCAAGCCCCTGGTTGATGACATTGCCCCCTATGCTTTCACCGATAAGGCCCTGCCCGCCTCTTCCGATGTGGGAGATGCAAGCTGGCACGCCCCCACGGCGCAGTTCACCACCGCCTGTTATCCCTACGGTACGGTGTCCCATTCCTGGCAGGTTGTAGCCAGCGGACAGTCCAGCATGGTTCACAAGGGACTTGACCAGGCGGGAAAGATACTAGCCCTGACTGCTCTGGACCTTTTGGAAAATCCCAAAATGATAGAGGACGCGAAAGCGGAATACAGGCGCCGCTTGGGGGGTGAGCAGTATCACTGTCCTATACCGGGGGAGGTAAGTCCCGAGGGCTGA
- a CDS encoding 6-carboxytetrahydropterin synthase: MKNWVCKKCGYVYVGEGAPAHCPVCHVPAAQFKEKTAGEDKRVLTSITKLNIQYAHRFLGYIGEAQYLHGHTGTLTLEVEGEVNSSNGFVVACNSIKNHAWEYLVNFDHAIILQKEDPILPELLKVYEAQGIKGGSPWNTSVGIAFDTELAKAYPECRLVVVKKVATVENLIEVFYSLLKDTLNIKKLTFTSGDNAASFCVK; encoded by the coding sequence ATGAAAAACTGGGTTTGTAAAAAATGCGGGTATGTTTATGTGGGCGAAGGCGCGCCGGCCCATTGTCCGGTATGCCATGTTCCGGCTGCGCAGTTCAAAGAAAAAACGGCCGGTGAAGATAAAAGAGTGTTGACGTCAATTACAAAGCTCAACATCCAATATGCGCATAGGTTTTTAGGGTATATCGGCGAAGCGCAGTATCTTCACGGACACACCGGAACATTAACCTTGGAAGTTGAAGGTGAGGTTAACAGTTCAAATGGTTTTGTTGTGGCTTGCAATAGCATCAAAAATCATGCATGGGAATATTTAGTAAACTTTGATCATGCGATTATTTTACAAAAAGAAGACCCTATTCTTCCTGAACTTCTCAAGGTATATGAAGCACAAGGAATTAAGGGCGGCTCGCCATGGAATACCAGCGTCGGCATAGCTTTTGACACTGAGCTTGCAAAGGCCTATCCGGAATGCCGCCTTGTGGTTGTTAAGAAGGTTGCAACTGTTGAGAACTTGATCGAGGTTTTCTACTCTTTATTGAAAGATACTCTTAATATCAAGAAACTGACATTTACATCCGGTGACAACGCCGCTTCCTTTTGTGTAAAATAG
- a CDS encoding DUF3786 domain-containing protein gives MERGYVKTCNWVVSLLNNCDFSDSAKRLGLEQISENAVLINFFDRTYKVSKDNIELINQKTIWTTASEGYEYDLKSVLGYYVLSDANIEPLYEYCALGQFSGGVFRESSGMASMANKKFADIFSNDYEKLKKIMNMFGIEYEEGNRDGKYSWNYKILPKIPIKLVFYEGDDEFPSKLQMLYDKNAIKIYNFEQLAVLHGIITQTILSLGKS, from the coding sequence ATGGAAAGGGGATACGTAAAAACATGTAATTGGGTAGTAAGCTTGCTGAATAATTGTGATTTTTCTGATAGTGCCAAAAGGCTTGGACTAGAGCAAATTTCAGAAAATGCGGTATTAATTAATTTTTTTGATCGGACATATAAGGTCTCAAAAGACAATATAGAGCTTATTAATCAAAAAACAATATGGACAACAGCGTCTGAAGGGTATGAATATGACTTAAAAAGTGTATTAGGATATTATGTATTATCAGATGCGAATATAGAACCACTCTATGAATATTGTGCCCTGGGACAATTTTCCGGCGGTGTATTTCGGGAAAGCAGTGGTATGGCATCAATGGCAAATAAAAAATTTGCAGATATATTTAGTAACGATTATGAAAAACTTAAAAAAATAATGAATATGTTTGGCATAGAGTATGAAGAAGGAAACAGGGATGGAAAGTATAGTTGGAATTATAAAATATTACCCAAAATACCGATCAAATTAGTATTTTATGAGGGGGATGATGAGTTCCCTTCAAAATTACAAATGCTCTATGATAAAAATGCAATAAAAATATATAATTTTGAACAATTAGCAGTTTTACATGGTATAATTACTCAAACAATACTATCTTTAGGCAAATCATAA
- a CDS encoding DUF5058 family protein has translation MSFYDVAGHWLIYLMVSIGILFVAGLAVVSMRKSWKRAIAKGFPREKLMTVVKSAVSATIIPSLAIVIGFFSLVTILGVPWPWWRLSVVGSVTYETMAADSAVKAAGLDMTKLSMATAEDFVLVMFVMSIGIIGGLFFSPFASKSIQAGTMKLKVGDKRWGALGSSVFFMVILAVFVVPLFLDYSKTGIAKLLTLVTSGVITVILNVLADKCKLGWLRGFTLALSLLLAMASSVLWVGLLN, from the coding sequence ATGAGTTTTTATGATGTTGCAGGCCATTGGCTTATCTACCTGATGGTGAGCATTGGCATCCTGTTCGTGGCGGGCCTTGCGGTAGTATCCATGCGGAAATCCTGGAAGCGGGCCATAGCAAAGGGCTTTCCCCGGGAAAAACTGATGACCGTGGTTAAATCCGCTGTTTCAGCCACGATTATCCCTTCCCTGGCCATTGTGATAGGGTTCTTTTCCCTGGTCACTATCCTGGGCGTACCCTGGCCCTGGTGGCGGCTTTCGGTGGTAGGGTCGGTTACGTATGAAACCATGGCCGCCGATTCGGCGGTCAAAGCAGCCGGGCTTGATATGACCAAATTAAGCATGGCCACCGCCGAGGATTTCGTGCTGGTGATGTTCGTCATGTCCATCGGTATTATCGGCGGGCTCTTCTTCTCCCCCTTTGCATCAAAATCGATACAGGCGGGGACCATGAAGCTTAAAGTCGGGGATAAACGCTGGGGCGCCCTGGGGAGCAGTGTTTTCTTCATGGTGATCCTGGCAGTGTTTGTGGTACCCCTGTTTCTTGACTACAGCAAGACCGGTATAGCAAAACTGTTGACCCTGGTAACCAGCGGGGTGATAACCGTCATTTTGAATGTTCTGGCGGACAAGTGTAAACTCGGCTGGCTGCGGGGTTTCACCCTTGCCCTCAGCCTCCTCTTGGCCATGGCGTCTTCGGTCCTCTGGGTCGGACTTTTGAATTAA
- a CDS encoding TetR/AcrR family transcriptional regulator has protein sequence MDPNAKGLKGEKSKVQLIECAAHLFLENGYNATGINEIITKAGLSKGSFYFYFSSKKELAISVTEYHSQMILTKFSKIAQGKTWEDFVEKLVGVIIKKAKQGGVYGCPLAVLGMETAFLDPDIAVKNHATLKSVADIFEDVLKRSGFSKANAVIAAERALAIFEGHLLLYRLGKDGNELKKIIRDLKDL, from the coding sequence ATGGATCCGAATGCAAAAGGTTTAAAAGGCGAAAAGTCTAAAGTACAATTGATAGAATGCGCCGCTCACTTATTTCTGGAAAATGGTTATAACGCAACCGGAATAAACGAGATAATAACCAAAGCTGGCCTGTCTAAGGGCTCTTTCTATTTTTATTTTTCAAGTAAAAAAGAATTAGCCATATCTGTAACAGAATATCATAGCCAAATGATACTAACCAAATTTTCCAAGATTGCCCAAGGCAAAACCTGGGAAGATTTTGTCGAAAAACTGGTGGGAGTTATCATCAAGAAAGCAAAACAGGGGGGGGTATATGGGTGCCCTTTGGCGGTATTGGGAATGGAAACCGCCTTTCTTGATCCTGATATTGCCGTAAAAAACCATGCCACTTTAAAAAGTGTGGCTGATATATTTGAAGATGTACTTAAAAGGTCAGGTTTTTCCAAAGCAAATGCAGTCATTGCTGCCGAGCGTGCGTTAGCCATATTTGAAGGGCATTTGTTGCTTTACCGGTTAGGAAAGGATGGCAATGAATTAAAAAAAATTATAAGGGACTTAAAAGATTTGTAA
- a CDS encoding DEAD/DEAH box helicase, with amino-acid sequence MEFSEFTLHPDLQRGIAEMGYVSCMPVQEQVLSSAFGGQDLYVQSQTGTGKTAAYLIVIFQRLLSEPLINGKKAIIMVPTRELAVQVEEEAKQLGKYLPFIVGSFYGGVGYVQQQQLLRDNAQILVGTPGRVLDLNSSGYMNLMDIAFLVLDEADRMFDMGFYPDLRKLIKVVPPADRRQTMLFSATLNAWVKNLAWEYTKTPHEIEIEPETVTVEEIEQVLYHVHSDEKMKFLMGILQREKPESAIIFCNTKKYTEIVAKRLEINGINCEFIMGDLPQSKRLKIIEDVKAGKTRFLVATDVAARGLDIDDLSMVINYDIPVEAENYVHRIGRTARAGKSGKAITLASEQDVYELPDIERYIGKKIPSVIADESLYGEDKSEGMRIRTDSYDDRGRRDDRGRDSRRDGRHGDGRRPGPGMHRGDGRRREGPPGAPHHSESPRHAGPRPHTDRPQGEAGAARSEGRDRRPGPRDGSGRGAPELASLSQEERMAYYKQKYEGKPGEDSAGKGQGRRGDQDQGRNTGRRGRDGGDRKPRDQRDGGKSPDQRPGSPRSADQRPGEKRRGGGDQRPGNQRPGGQRVGQAKRPNQVAQTTAKAAPQTGGQTAAKKGILGKILGIFRNRPKV; translated from the coding sequence ATGGAATTTAGCGAATTTACTTTACACCCCGATCTTCAGCGGGGCATAGCAGAAATGGGGTATGTAAGCTGCATGCCCGTTCAGGAACAGGTGCTTTCCAGCGCCTTTGGAGGCCAGGACCTCTATGTGCAATCCCAGACCGGTACGGGAAAAACCGCCGCGTATCTGATTGTCATATTTCAGCGTCTCCTTTCGGAACCCCTTATAAACGGAAAAAAGGCGATCATCATGGTCCCCACCCGGGAGTTAGCGGTTCAGGTGGAGGAAGAGGCGAAACAGTTGGGGAAATACCTCCCTTTTATCGTGGGGAGCTTCTACGGCGGGGTTGGCTACGTTCAGCAGCAGCAATTACTCCGGGATAACGCCCAGATCCTGGTGGGAACCCCCGGGCGGGTACTGGATCTGAACAGCTCCGGCTACATGAACCTTATGGATATCGCCTTTTTGGTCTTGGACGAGGCGGATCGTATGTTCGATATGGGCTTTTACCCGGATTTGCGGAAGCTTATCAAGGTAGTTCCCCCTGCGGACCGGCGTCAGACCATGCTTTTTAGCGCAACCCTGAACGCTTGGGTCAAAAACCTCGCCTGGGAGTATACCAAGACCCCCCACGAAATTGAAATTGAGCCGGAAACGGTGACCGTGGAAGAGATCGAGCAGGTCCTTTACCATGTTCACAGTGATGAAAAAATGAAGTTCCTCATGGGTATTCTGCAGCGGGAAAAGCCCGAAAGCGCCATTATTTTCTGCAATACCAAAAAGTACACCGAAATTGTGGCCAAGCGCCTGGAAATAAACGGTATCAACTGTGAATTTATCATGGGGGATCTGCCCCAGTCTAAGCGCCTCAAAATCATCGAGGATGTAAAGGCCGGTAAGACCCGCTTTCTGGTGGCCACCGACGTGGCTGCCCGGGGTCTGGACATTGACGACCTGTCCATGGTGATCAACTACGATATCCCCGTCGAGGCGGAAAATTACGTTCACCGCATTGGCCGTACCGCCCGGGCGGGAAAGTCCGGCAAGGCTATCACCCTGGCCAGTGAACAGGATGTCTACGAACTGCCGGACATCGAACGATATATTGGAAAGAAGATACCCTCCGTCATTGCGGACGAATCGCTCTACGGGGAAGACAAGAGCGAAGGTATGCGTATCCGTACCGACAGCTACGACGATCGGGGCCGGCGGGATGATCGCGGCCGCGACAGCCGGAGGGATGGCCGCCACGGCGACGGCCGGCGTCCCGGTCCGGGTATGCACCGCGGTGATGGACGCCGGCGTGAAGGCCCTCCCGGAGCTCCCCATCACAGCGAAAGCCCCCGGCATGCCGGACCAAGGCCGCACACGGATCGCCCCCAGGGCGAGGCAGGCGCCGCTCGGTCTGAAGGCCGTGATCGGCGTCCCGGTCCCCGGGATGGTTCCGGACGCGGCGCGCCGGAGCTGGCCAGCCTTTCCCAAGAAGAGCGGATGGCCTACTACAAACAGAAGTACGAAGGAAAGCCCGGCGAAGATTCCGCCGGAAAAGGCCAGGGAAGAAGGGGCGACCAGGACCAAGGCCGAAACACCGGCAGACGCGGGCGTGACGGCGGAGATCGAAAGCCCCGGGATCAGCGGGATGGCGGAAAGTCTCCCGACCAACGACCCGGCAGCCCTCGGTCTGCAGACCAGCGGCCCGGCGAGAAACGGCGGGGCGGCGGGGACCAGAGACCTGGTAATCAAAGACCCGGCGGCCAGAGGGTCGGCCAAGCCAAGCGACCAAACCAAGTCGCACAGACCACAGCCAAGGCCGCGCCGCAAACCGGTGGGCAGACTGCGGCGAAGAAGGGTATCCTAGGCAAGATTTTGGGGATATTTAGGAATAGACCGAAGGTCTAA
- a CDS encoding epoxyqueuosine reductase, translating into MVNEKLIKEKALELGYEDCGIITISEINDYAEKINDRIIKFPNTRSILEKLNRFTNLNERFPWAKSIIVCVRKYGKYSIPNNLKNLIAKYYLVDGRINEQSIDFQASIEFETFLNKTGLKTATERKFGLTALRWAAFKAGLGVIRRNNFFYTEKSGSWVYLEAWLIDCDMEMKNNNHSKPCPNNCNKCIKACPTKSLREPYSMDRSTCVSCLNTWEGWDMRKEPNNHNIGNWIYGCDVCQDICPFNKDKWVENEQFPQLNELAEHISLEKIIEMEYTYLESIISSKFFYIAKDDVYKWKTNALNAMLNKYNENYLFYIRKACNDSNEHVRNMAEWVLDTITNYAPSVTE; encoded by the coding sequence ATGGTTAATGAAAAATTAATAAAAGAGAAGGCACTGGAACTCGGTTACGAAGATTGTGGTATTATAACTATTTCCGAAATTAATGATTATGCTGAAAAAATAAATGATCGTATTATAAAATTTCCTAATACCAGAAGCATTTTAGAAAAATTGAATCGGTTTACAAATTTGAATGAGCGGTTTCCATGGGCAAAATCAATTATTGTTTGTGTACGAAAATATGGCAAATACAGTATACCAAATAATCTAAAAAATTTAATCGCCAAATATTATCTAGTAGACGGGAGAATAAATGAGCAATCCATAGATTTTCAGGCGAGTATTGAGTTTGAAACGTTTTTAAATAAAACGGGCTTAAAAACAGCTACGGAAAGAAAATTTGGATTAACCGCACTGAGATGGGCGGCATTTAAGGCAGGGCTTGGGGTAATTAGACGAAATAATTTTTTTTATACAGAAAAAAGCGGTTCTTGGGTATATTTGGAAGCATGGTTGATAGATTGTGATATGGAAATGAAAAATAATAATCATTCAAAACCTTGTCCAAATAACTGTAACAAATGCATAAAGGCCTGTCCAACAAAATCACTTCGCGAGCCTTATTCTATGGACCGTTCAACCTGTGTATCATGCCTTAACACCTGGGAAGGTTGGGATATGAGGAAAGAGCCAAATAATCATAATATTGGAAATTGGATATATGGCTGTGATGTTTGTCAGGATATTTGCCCCTTTAATAAAGACAAATGGGTAGAAAATGAACAATTCCCACAATTAAATGAATTGGCGGAACATATATCATTGGAAAAAATAATCGAAATGGAGTATACCTATTTAGAAAGCATTATATCTTCTAAATTTTTTTATATAGCTAAGGACGATGTATATAAATGGAAAACAAATGCCCTTAACGCAATGTTGAATAAGTACAATGAAAATTATTTATTTTATATAAGAAAGGCATGTAACGATTCTAACGAGCATGTACGTAATATGGCGGAATGGGTATTAGATACTATTACAAATTATGCACCATCCGTGACAGAGTAA
- a CDS encoding transporter substrate-binding domain-containing protein, with the protein MKKTIALGVSLVLTVMSLAAGGGKQATPENVVNIAGSGAPSPYQWVETNGQLAGYDVEVSNEIAKRAGLVLKWEATEFPALFLGLDSNKYQAVTNNLSKTEARAAKYLYSDNYYIRNKIVIVLRKGRTDIKTIDDLVGKSVPISSTGNTHSLYLEAYNKEHPNATINLVVSEAQATEQINGVATGQYDAGVTDLIIVNEVIKAAGAEFTIVELPDELQEAIAPTKSYFLFSQSSKALQEKWDAALATLISDGTLKDLSIKYFGYDYSR; encoded by the coding sequence ATGAAAAAAACGATTGCCCTGGGGGTAAGTCTTGTTCTTACCGTTATGAGCTTGGCGGCGGGGGGCGGTAAACAGGCAACCCCGGAAAATGTGGTTAATATTGCGGGGAGCGGCGCTCCAAGTCCCTATCAGTGGGTGGAAACCAACGGCCAGCTCGCGGGATATGATGTTGAGGTGTCCAACGAGATCGCCAAACGGGCGGGGTTGGTTCTGAAATGGGAAGCCACGGAATTTCCGGCTCTGTTTTTAGGCTTGGACTCGAATAAATACCAGGCGGTTACCAATAACCTCTCTAAAACAGAAGCCCGGGCGGCGAAATATCTGTATTCCGACAATTACTATATTCGGAATAAGATTGTCATTGTCCTTCGCAAGGGCAGAACGGATATCAAAACCATTGATGATCTGGTAGGAAAGAGTGTACCCATCAGCTCCACCGGCAACACCCACTCCCTATACCTGGAGGCGTATAATAAAGAGCACCCTAACGCCACGATAAACCTGGTGGTATCCGAGGCTCAGGCGACTGAACAGATCAATGGGGTTGCCACCGGCCAATATGACGCCGGGGTTACGGATCTTATCATTGTAAATGAAGTTATTAAGGCTGCCGGGGCGGAATTCACCATCGTTGAACTGCCCGATGAACTTCAGGAGGCCATTGCCCCTACCAAATCCTACTTCCTTTTCTCCCAGTCCAGTAAGGCGCTGCAGGAAAAGTGGGATGCGGCCCTGGCGACCCTCATTTCGGACGGAACCCTCAAGGATTTATCGATAAAGTATTTCGGATACGATTATTCCCGATAA
- a CDS encoding ABC-F family ATP-binding cassette domain-containing protein, producing MITVTELSLSFGERILFKDVNLKFTPGNCYGVIGANGAGKSTFLNILSGETEHDKGDVSVSTGERMAVLRQDHFAFEEYPAMETVIMGYAKLYAVQKEREAIYAKEDFTEDDGMKASELEADFAELGGWEAESQAGQLLSGLGLDEEDHGKLMADLDESKKVRVLLAQALFGNPDLLLLDEPTNGLDLESITWLEEFLINFPNTVIVVSHDRHFLNAVCTHICDIDFGRISLYSGNYDFWYQMSQMLQRQAKDQQKKNEDKARELKEFIQRFASNAAKSRQATSRKKVLEKLDLDNVVVTSRRFPFVGFKPEREIGNNVLRIEKLRVGLENPGGPALSQELTFTVNKNDKIALVGAEHLAKTSLFDALAGISKPAEGDYYWGQTTAFSYLPKENSSFFNSDLSITDWLKQYSADQDDTYVRSFLGRMLFSGDEALKPVNVLSGGEKVRCMLARMMLSGANVLILDEPTNHLDLEAITALNDGLIAFPGVLLFNSHDHEFIGSVANRIIEIVPGNIPGGIIDRMMPFDEYLADEQVKGLRAEAYHHAERLRI from the coding sequence GTGATTACCGTTACCGAACTCAGCCTCAGCTTTGGAGAGCGTATCCTTTTCAAGGATGTTAACTTAAAATTTACCCCCGGGAACTGTTACGGCGTTATCGGCGCAAACGGTGCGGGGAAGTCCACGTTCCTCAATATACTTTCCGGGGAAACCGAGCATGATAAGGGCGATGTGTCCGTCAGTACCGGCGAGCGGATGGCGGTGCTCCGGCAGGACCACTTCGCCTTCGAGGAGTACCCCGCCATGGAAACGGTGATCATGGGCTACGCGAAGCTCTATGCGGTACAGAAGGAGCGGGAGGCGATCTACGCCAAGGAAGACTTTACCGAAGATGACGGGATGAAGGCCAGCGAGCTTGAGGCGGATTTCGCCGAGCTTGGGGGCTGGGAAGCGGAATCCCAGGCGGGGCAGCTCCTTTCGGGGCTGGGACTGGACGAGGAGGACCACGGGAAGCTCATGGCGGACCTGGATGAATCCAAGAAAGTCCGGGTCCTTTTAGCCCAGGCGCTTTTTGGCAATCCCGACCTGCTCCTTTTGGATGAGCCCACCAACGGTCTGGACCTGGAATCCATCACCTGGTTGGAGGAATTCCTCATCAACTTTCCCAATACGGTGATCGTGGTTTCCCACGACCGGCACTTCCTCAACGCGGTATGTACCCACATCTGCGACATTGACTTTGGCAGGATATCCCTCTATTCGGGGAACTACGATTTCTGGTACCAGATGAGCCAGATGCTCCAGCGTCAGGCAAAGGATCAGCAAAAGAAAAATGAAGATAAGGCCCGGGAGCTGAAGGAATTTATCCAGCGCTTTGCCTCCAACGCCGCCAAGAGCCGCCAGGCCACGAGCCGCAAGAAGGTGCTGGAAAAGCTGGACCTGGACAATGTGGTGGTTACCAGCAGGCGGTTTCCCTTCGTTGGTTTTAAGCCGGAACGGGAAATCGGCAACAATGTGCTGCGCATAGAAAAACTGCGTGTGGGGCTTGAAAACCCCGGCGGTCCAGCGCTGTCCCAGGAACTTACCTTTACTGTTAATAAGAACGATAAGATAGCCTTAGTAGGGGCGGAGCATCTGGCAAAGACCAGCCTCTTCGACGCCCTGGCAGGGATAAGCAAACCCGCCGAAGGGGACTACTACTGGGGGCAGACCACGGCCTTCTCCTACCTCCCCAAGGAAAACAGCAGTTTTTTTAACTCCGATTTATCAATCACCGACTGGCTAAAACAGTATTCCGCGGACCAGGACGATACCTACGTGCGCAGTTTTCTTGGCCGCATGCTCTTCTCCGGGGACGAGGCCCTAAAGCCGGTGAACGTCCTCTCCGGGGGCGAAAAGGTCCGGTGTATGCTCGCCAGGATGATGCTCTCCGGGGCCAACGTACTCATTCTGGACGAACCTACTAACCATCTGGATCTGGAGGCCATCACCGCCCTTAACGATGGACTCATCGCCTTTCCCGGGGTACTCCTCTTCAACTCCCACGACCACGAGTTCATAGGCTCCGTGGCAAACCGGATTATCGAGATAGTACCCGGCAATATTCCTGGGGGGATCATCGACCGGATGATGCCTTTTGACGAATATCTGGCGGATGAACAGGTTAAGGGGCTGCGCGCAGAGGCTTATCATCATGCGGAGCGGTTGCGGATATAA
- a CDS encoding type II toxin-antitoxin system RelB/DinJ family antitoxin produces MAQININIRMDEGLKKQAESLFSELGMTISTAFNVFVRQAVRQRKIPFEISAESDPFYSESNMKVLLQSIKEADEGKFIVKTMEELEAMEK; encoded by the coding sequence ATGGCACAGATCAATATCAATATACGCATGGACGAGGGCTTAAAAAAACAGGCGGAATCGCTTTTCAGCGAATTGGGCATGACCATAAGTACGGCGTTCAATGTTTTTGTGCGTCAGGCGGTCCGGCAAAGGAAGATACCCTTTGAAATCAGCGCGGAAAGTGATCCCTTCTATAGCGAATCAAATATGAAAGTATTGTTACAATCCATAAAAGAAGCGGATGAGGGGAAGTTCATTGTAAAAACAATGGAAGAGCTTGAAGCGATGGAAAAATGA